CCCAACCCCTGGATGCAAGATGGTTTCGCCTTTTTTGCCGAGCAGCGGTTAGGGTTTCAGGCACAATTGGCCTACGATAGCGGTCTGCTCAGTGCGACTGACAAAAAAAGCCTCGATAAACTCATCGCTCGTCTGCCTAATCTCATCCCAGCGCAACCGGCATCTTTATTACACGGCGATTTATGGAGCGGCAACGCCATCAGCGACAGGCATGGCGCACCCGCCATCATTGACCCGGCGGCGCATTACGGCTGGGCCGAATCCGAACTCGCCATGACCACTCTCTTTGGCGCTTTCCCCGAAGTTTTCTATCGAGCTTATGAAGAAACGCGTTCCCTCGAAGGGGGCTATCGGAGTCGTTTTCCGCTGTATAATCTCTATCATCTGCTCAATCATGTCAATCTTTTTGGTCGTAGCTATCTTGAACAGATACAGGCTATTCTGAGACACTATGTGTAATTGTCTGCTCTGCTTTTGAGCGCTTATGCCGCTATTGTAGCGAATTACGCGAATATTCTCTTTGTTTTTCATTCGTGCTGTTCGTTTATTCGCGTTGAAATTCAGTGCCATTTTCCAAATGTGCTGTATAGAATCAAAAACTATGAGCAATATTCGTTTCGACCACATCAAAGTGAAAAACCTGCACGAATATGCTGAGCGCGTGCTGGGGAGCGCCCAACCCGGGCAGTTTATCCCAATTACCATGCAGCGCGCCCTGGCGCACGCCAACAATCCCTACGCCGCCAAAGACGATATCGCCTTGCTCGTCGCTATCGACGCAGATGAAGAAGTTGTTGGCTTCTTCGGGATTTTGCCGCTCTTGCTACGCCGCGGCGAAGAGCTTTTCAAAGTTCACTGGTTTACCACCTGGTCGGTTTCGGGCAAGGTGCGCGGTCAGGGCGTTGGGGCGCAGCTCATGGCTGAAGCGCTCAGCCTCAAGCTGGATTACCTCATCGTGGGCAGCATCCATGCCCGGCGGGTGTGCCAAAAATATGGTTTTTGGGAGCGAGCTCCGCTGCATTATTACTGGCTGGATGCTACCGGCATGGGGCATCTCAATCCGCTGGTTTGGCTGCGCCGCGGGATGCGAAAAATGGTACATCTGCTGCGGATCAAGCGCGAAGTCCCCCTGAAGACGAATTTTATAAAACGCGTGGATAACTGGTTTGCCCCCTGGACGAAGAAGATTATCTACCAAATATTGAGCGGCGCGGCGGACTCACTTCTGGCGGGTGCCCGCCTTGAAGAGGTGACTCGTCTTCGGGAGGCGTCTACCACCCCCGAGCCGCGTCCGAACGTCGAACTCCACCGCGGCGCGGACGCGGTCAACTGGATGCTGCACCACCCCTGGATCGTAGATGAAGGCCAATCCGTCACAGAGCAAATGAAATATTATTTTACCGATACACGCCCTATGTACCGCATCTTTGGGGTGGAAATCACCTCTCCGGAAGGTGAGTATCTGGGATTTGTAACTTTTTCAATTTCTCGCAAATCAGTGGACAGTGTTTTTCTAAAAATGCTCGATTATCAATTTGCCCGCCGCGAAGACAGGCGTTATGCGTTTGCATTGGCGTTGCGTTACGGACGGCAGCATCAGGCCGATACGATTGAAATTCCGCAAGAAATGGCGCAATATCTGCGCCCGCGTTGGCTGCGAAAATTATTATTGCATTCCAAAGCGCGCATCTACCAGTGTATGCCCAAAGCTGACGACAGCCCCCTAGCGCAGGCCTGGGAAGATTTGGTCTTCAAGCTGGTGGATGGCGATATGGCGTTTTCGTGAACCCCGTTTGAAAGTGACAGGTTGAAGATTACAGATTCAATCTGCCAACTTTCAACTTGTAACCTTTAACCTTCAACTGTCAAAATGAAGAAAATATTCTCAAAAATTCTTGAATTTATCGCCCGCATAATCCCGTTGCGATTGTATCCGTTGTTGTTGCGCCGGACGCATGTGGATTTTTTCTATCATGCCGTTTCTGATGAGCCGATGGAACATGCCCGCTGGCTGTATCCGGTGGTGCCGGTGGTGCAGTTTGCAGAAGCGATTGAGTTCATTCATGCTCAATATACACCGGTGGACTATCATCAACTGCACGCCCATTACACGCAGGGTAAATCGTTGCCCTCGAATGCCGCGCATCTCTCATTTGACGATGGTTTCAGTGAATGTTATTCGGTTGTACGCCCTTTGCTTCTGAAAAAGAAAATTCCC
The window above is part of the Chloroflexota bacterium genome. Proteins encoded here:
- a CDS encoding phosphotransferase, giving the protein MLPPPVIHYLKSHNYGAIQSTRPVDGGCISNGVILWVASGETFFLKTNRRAPADMFAREADGLEALNTADGPVVPRPLLWGDDFLLMDDLTPAPRQKDYWPEFGRRLAALHQHTNPQFGFAHNNHIGSTPQPNPWMQDGFAFFAEQRLGFQAQLAYDSGLLSATDKKSLDKLIARLPNLIPAQPASLLHGDLWSGNAISDRHGAPAIIDPAAHYGWAESELAMTTLFGAFPEVFYRAYEETRSLEGGYRSRFPLYNLYHLLNHVNLFGRSYLEQIQAILRHYV
- a CDS encoding GNAT family N-acetyltransferase, whose product is MSNIRFDHIKVKNLHEYAERVLGSAQPGQFIPITMQRALAHANNPYAAKDDIALLVAIDADEEVVGFFGILPLLLRRGEELFKVHWFTTWSVSGKVRGQGVGAQLMAEALSLKLDYLIVGSIHARRVCQKYGFWERAPLHYYWLDATGMGHLNPLVWLRRGMRKMVHLLRIKREVPLKTNFIKRVDNWFAPWTKKIIYQILSGAADSLLAGARLEEVTRLREASTTPEPRPNVELHRGADAVNWMLHHPWIVDEGQSVTEQMKYYFTDTRPMYRIFGVEITSPEGEYLGFVTFSISRKSVDSVFLKMLDYQFARREDRRYAFALALRYGRQHQADTIEIPQEMAQYLRPRWLRKLLLHSKARIYQCMPKADDSPLAQAWEDLVFKLVDGDMAFS